One Aspergillus oryzae RIB40 DNA, chromosome 2 genomic window carries:
- a CDS encoding uncharacterized protein (predicted protein), which produces MSAVDVEDDYNIQEAWERACGAFAQTTKVDLTTSPQFTVDEVLDQIRIKQDEGDEKNKKFKTAKDVIGKTLTLITVLGGIAAQGASMVFAPSSLCFNAVSYLIATGAKYKRIFSSLAELFRRISDVLERCKIYMRLPADAVDISLRKIINEELGSAANWIVWLCWWNVNLRCEQLWDLSHRRPAKERSSKPEMELRRSMPRLTSCSPSRGRETRTMRRSGS; this is translated from the exons ATGTCTGCCGTTGACGTCGAGGACGATTATAACATCCAGGAGGCGTGGGAAAGGGCTTGTGGGGCATTTGCGCAGACGACCAAGGTCGATCTCACTACGTCTCCGCAGTTCACCGTCGACGAGGTCCTGGACCAGATTCGGATCAAGCAAGATGAAGGCGacgaaaaaaacaaaaagttCAAGACTGCCAAGGATGTAATAGGCAAGACACTGACATTGATCACCGTCCTTGGGGGTATAGCGGCTCAAGGTGCTAGCATG GTCTTCGCACCTAGTAGCCTTTGCTTCAATGCGGTGTCGTATCTGATTGCCACCGGGGCTAAATACAAGCGCATTTTCAGTAGTCTAGCTGAGCTCTTCCGACGGATCTCCGATGTATTGGAGCGCTGCAAGATCTATATGCGCTTACCAGCAGATGCCGTGGACATTTCCCTTCGCAAGATCATTAACGAGGAGTTG GGGTCAGCGGCCAATTGGATCGTCTGGCTTTGCTGGTGGAACGTGAATCTGAGATGCGAGCAACTCTGGGATTTGAGTCACAGAAGACCAGCGAAAGAGCGGTCATCGAAACCCGAGATGGAACTCAGAAGGTCAATGCCTCGGTTGACAAGCTGCTCACCTtcgagaggaagagagacgCGGACAATGCGGCGCAGCGGCTCCTAA
- a CDS encoding uncharacterized protein (predicted protein) yields the protein MTCTAISYYIFDQQELKDPSLIQALEVLAWQIAKVDMVYRKELGSVKTAGSNQIGSLCRQLFGKCYKTDSTFFLLFDGIDQMDKQHLKEFVQLLEEWQSTACTWPRFTLRILLIGRTETMNKINAQIEDEISVIDVASANRDDMINFINDRMNKMEILGGSSDQVAALRGDIVETLTKETKGDFVNVGLLLDEISRKKRPREIRDILARSGENRSDTIARKIEMLSDTLSDDDISDLNYLLTWVVFAEYPLTLGQLEAALFLKSREPSLRPLAETIKDQYSSLLCIEGVHVYLVSSSMKDFFRTKSDSEGTRDHQDLDTVGDVSEAEVRIVKRFLESVCDPELFNKFGFDEFFKRKMKRKTVRIAVDAETAHLMIVSACLEIICSKASLDLNPLLRYAENNLGYHLKQADPSLTQPHQKIAIGPQLVKIFTDDEVIDRWWRASSYRLRVLWIYHDDHVEVTLKWLQDSAVTKNISEEERKITGAHSGD from the exons ATGACATGCACCGCCATTTCCTACTATATATTCGATCAACAAGAGTTGAAGGACCCATCGCTGATCCAGGCCCTGGAAGTCCTGGCCTGGCAAATTGCCAAAGTGGATATGGTGTATCGCAAGGAGTTGGGCTCAGTCAAGACCGCCGGTAGTAACCAGATTGGGAGCCTTTGCAGGCAACTCTTTGGCAAATGCTACAAGACCGACTCcacattctttctcttgttcgaTGGAATCGACCAGATGGACAAGCAACACCTGAAGGAGTTCGTGCAGCTTCTAGAGGAATGGCAGAGTACGGCTTGCACATGGCCTCGGTTCACTCTTCGTATTCTCTTAATTGGACGGACGGAGACGATGAACAAGATCAACGCTCAAATCGAAGACGAAATTTCAGTCATCGATGTGGCGTCTGCGAACCGTGATGATATGATCAACTTCATCAACGACCGAATGAACAAGATGGAGATTCTCGGTGGATCGTCGGACCAAGTGGCTGCGCTACGCGGCGATATTGTGGAGACCCTGACGAAGGAGACCAAGGGCGATTTTGTCAACGTCGGACTGCTCTTAGACGAAATCAGCCGCAAGAAACGCCCTAGAGAGATCCGCGACATTTTGGCGCGGTCGGGAGAAAATCGATCCGACACGATTGCTAGAAAGATTGAAATGCTCAGCGACACGCTCAGCGATGACGATATCTCCGATCTCAATTATTTGCTTACGTGGGTCGTGTTTGCAGAATATCCACTCACCCTCGGGCAGCTGGAAGCTGCGCTCTTCCTTAAATCTCGCGAGCCTTCTCTCCGACCTCTAGCAGAGACCATAAAAGATCAGTATTCTTCCTTGCTGTGCATTGAAGGCGTACACGTTTATCTTGTCTCCAGTTCGATGAAGGACTTTTTCCGTACGAAATCGGATTCAGAAGGCACTAGAGACCACCAGGATTTGGATACCGTCGGCGATGTCAGTGAGGCCGAAGTAAGAATCGTGAAACGATTTCTTGAGTCCGTGTGCGACCCGGAACTCTTCAACAAATTCGGATTCGATGAATTCTTCAAACGCAAAATGAAACGAAAAACCGTTCGGATTGCGGTAGACGCTGAGACGGCACATCTGATGATCGTGTCAGCGTGTCTGGAGATTATTTGTTCCAAAGCATCGCTAGATCTGAATCCTTTGCTTCGGTATGCGGAGAACAATCTGGGCTACCATCTCAAGCAAGCGGACCCTTCATTAACACAACCGCATCAGAAGATAGCAATAGGCCCGCAGTTGGTGAAGATCTTTACGGATGACGAGGTCATCGACCGATGGTGGAGGGCGAGCAGCTACCGACTCCGGGTCCTATGGATCTATCACGATGACCATGTAGAGGTCACGTTGAAATGGCTGCAGGACTCTGCCGTCACCAAAAATatctccgaggaggagagaaa GATAACTGGTGCTCACAGTGGGGACTAG
- a CDS encoding uncharacterized protein (predicted protein) — translation MYHLALLYYDNSAGDLNRVELAINQWLQILHMNASDDWIVADRQARTASELAIVCFEKARQYPDTAAIYLEHLENVVALKLGDDTIHGTYPARLLARYHALHGDEQKIKNVLRRYIKLNLDLLSDDDPLNDWQGYNGLAMHFMFAGHDADALAAWSLITPNDTTENTETPTTSDTSERKIEGPLRDICDGDCGTYWTSRRLSSSCSRTPILDHYDQDKTQNVALWHGSAYYLRGCSLNPS, via the exons ATGTATCATCTTGCACTTCTGTACTACGACAACAGCGCCGGAGACCTCAACCGGGTGGAATTGGCTATCAATCAGTGGCTACAAATCCTGCATATGAATGCAAGCGATGACTGGATTGTTGCCGATAGACAAGCACGTACCGCTTCAGAGCTTGCTATCGTCTGCTTTGAGAAAGCTCGACAGTACCCAGACACTGCTGCAATTTACCTGGAGCACCTAGAAAATGTCGTAGCGCTCAAACTCGGGGATGATACTATTCATGGTACATATCCAGCGCGGCTTCTTGCTCGGTACCACGCCCTGCACGGCGATgaacagaaaataaaaaatgtCCTACGACGCTACATCAAGCTGAACCTTGATCTTCTGTCAGATGATGATCCACTCAATGACTGGCAAGGATACAATGGCCTAGCGATGCATTTTATGTTCGCAGGCCATGATGCCGACGCTCTAGCCGCTTGGTCATTAATAACTCCCAATGATACTACGGAAAACACTGAAACTCCCACTACATCTGACACAAGCGAGCGTAAAATCGAGGGACCCTTGAGAGACATCTGCGACGGTGACTGCGGCACCTACTGGAC GTCTCGCCGGCTGTCGAGTTCCTGCTCTCGGACTCCTATATTAGATCACTACGATCAGGACAAGACGCAAAATGTTGCCCTGTGGCATGGCTCGGCGTATTATCTACGAGGCTGTTCGCTTAACCCATCCTAA